A genome region from Methanobacterium subterraneum includes the following:
- a CDS encoding FeoA family protein, which yields MIKSLNNLKQGEIGVIKAFKGKGEVRKHLMEMGFVRGSDIKVERVAPLGDPIEVKIKGYSLSLRKEDAKQIEIEIK from the coding sequence ATGATTAAATCGTTAAATAATTTAAAACAAGGCGAAATCGGAGTAATAAAAGCCTTTAAAGGTAAAGGTGAAGTCAGAAAACATTTAATGGAAATGGGTTTTGTTCGTGGGTCTGACATTAAGGTGGAAAGAGTAGCACCTCTGGGAGATCCAATTGAAGTAAAAATAAAGGGATATTCCCTTTCCCTACGGAAGGAAGACGCAAAACAAATTGAGATCGAGATAAAATGA
- a CDS encoding FeoA family protein: protein MSLAMATENDNLRIVQVWHGGKFKKKLSEMGIYKDSQIKVIKNDIPGPLIVDVKGSRLIIGRGQAQKIMVDFS from the coding sequence ATGAGCTTAGCAATGGCTACTGAAAATGATAATCTGAGAATCGTCCAGGTATGGCACGGTGGAAAATTTAAAAAGAAACTCTCAGAGATGGGGATATACAAAGATTCCCAGATAAAGGTCATAAAAAATGACATCCCAGGACCATTAATTGTGGATGTTAAGGGGTCACGACTTATCATTGGACGAGGACAGGCACAGAAGATAATGGTCGATTTTAGTTAA
- the feoB gene encoding ferrous iron transport protein B, with protein sequence MDKIRIALAGNPNVGKSTLFNRWTGMRQHVGNWPGKTVEKKKGTFQYNQQEIEVVDLPGNYSLTAYSVEELVSRDYIVGEKPDVIVNVIDAANIERNLYLTVQMMELGANLVLALNMNKFAREKGLKINKKQLSQLLGVPVIEIEAVDETGSEELLKTILKISKSPNIVLGRLEYGNEVSEHVKQIENIINQDLTGADNKSMFDAPSSWIALKLLEDDPEIIKKVEESGKGQRVLKSVKKIQRHFNNVFGDDADAAITDARYGFIAGLVSESVKKPKIDKVTRSDLIDRIVTHKYLGIPIFLLIMWLTFQITFTVGDPLGGYIEGAFVWLGETVSASLGEGFLTSFIVDGIIGGVGGVLVFVPIIFILFLVLSLLEDSGYLARAAFVMDRFMHKLVGLHGKSFIPMILGFGCAVPGIMATRTLENERDRFLTMLIVPFMSCSARLPVYALLAAAFFSAYQGWVIFSLYILGIVVAIVMAAIFKKTIFKGMSAPFVMELPPYRIPTAKGAIIHMWERGVLFLKKAGTLILALSVVIWALSSLPVGVEYASQESITGQIGTVLSPVFAPLGFGEWQATVAIIYGFVAKEVVVSTFGILYGVGEDGSGGTADEAATAESSGEISSKPASGEVSVESSDETASAEAVEEVAPEEDPGFIAAIQEVFTPLSAYAYMVFILLYIPCLATLATIRRETNSWKWPAFAAGYTFVVAYVVSFAVYQGGLVLGF encoded by the coding sequence ATGGATAAAATAAGAATAGCCCTAGCAGGAAACCCCAATGTGGGAAAAAGTACCCTTTTCAACCGTTGGACTGGGATGAGACAGCATGTTGGGAACTGGCCTGGTAAAACCGTGGAAAAAAAGAAAGGAACCTTCCAATACAACCAGCAGGAAATAGAAGTGGTTGATCTTCCAGGAAACTACAGCCTCACTGCCTACTCAGTGGAAGAACTGGTTTCCAGAGATTACATTGTGGGTGAAAAGCCCGATGTCATTGTTAATGTTATTGATGCTGCTAATATTGAGAGAAATCTTTATTTAACTGTTCAAATGATGGAATTAGGTGCCAACCTGGTTCTGGCACTTAACATGAATAAATTCGCCCGGGAAAAAGGGCTGAAAATCAACAAAAAACAACTTTCACAACTTTTAGGAGTACCAGTAATTGAAATTGAAGCAGTGGATGAAACTGGTAGTGAAGAACTCCTTAAAACTATATTAAAAATTTCAAAATCTCCAAACATTGTCTTGGGTAGATTAGAATACGGGAATGAAGTATCTGAACACGTAAAACAGATTGAAAATATCATTAACCAGGACCTCACTGGAGCAGATAATAAATCAATGTTTGATGCTCCTTCAAGCTGGATCGCCCTTAAATTACTGGAGGATGATCCAGAAATCATTAAAAAAGTTGAAGAATCTGGTAAGGGGCAGCGGGTTCTGAAAAGTGTTAAAAAGATCCAGAGGCATTTTAATAATGTTTTTGGGGATGATGCCGATGCTGCCATAACCGATGCCCGCTATGGATTTATAGCTGGTCTGGTTTCAGAATCAGTTAAAAAACCCAAGATCGATAAAGTCACCCGATCTGATCTAATAGACAGAATCGTGACCCATAAATATTTGGGAATACCCATATTTCTCCTGATAATGTGGTTAACATTCCAGATAACCTTTACTGTAGGTGATCCGTTAGGTGGCTACATTGAAGGGGCTTTCGTCTGGCTGGGGGAAACAGTATCTGCCAGTCTGGGAGAGGGATTCTTAACTTCATTTATTGTGGATGGAATAATTGGTGGGGTTGGTGGTGTACTGGTATTCGTGCCCATAATTTTCATCTTATTCCTGGTACTCAGTTTACTTGAAGACAGTGGTTATCTAGCCCGAGCAGCATTTGTAATGGATCGTTTCATGCACAAACTGGTGGGTTTACATGGAAAATCTTTCATACCCATGATACTGGGTTTTGGATGTGCAGTGCCGGGAATAATGGCAACCCGGACACTGGAAAATGAGAGAGATCGGTTTTTAACCATGTTAATCGTCCCCTTCATGTCCTGCAGTGCACGGTTACCAGTTTATGCCCTGTTAGCCGCAGCATTCTTCTCCGCATACCAGGGATGGGTTATCTTTTCCCTATACATCCTGGGAATAGTGGTGGCGATTGTAATGGCAGCTATATTCAAAAAAACAATATTCAAGGGAATGTCCGCACCATTTGTAATGGAACTTCCCCCTTATCGAATACCTACGGCTAAAGGGGCCATCATCCACATGTGGGAAAGGGGAGTGCTCTTCTTGAAAAAGGCAGGAACCCTCATTCTAGCACTATCTGTGGTGATATGGGCATTGAGTAGTTTACCCGTGGGAGTGGAATATGCTTCACAGGAAAGTATCACTGGACAAATAGGCACTGTATTATCCCCAGTATTCGCACCCCTTGGATTTGGTGAATGGCAAGCCACAGTGGCCATAATTTATGGTTTCGTGGCCAAGGAGGTGGTGGTAAGTACATTTGGTATTCTGTATGGTGTGGGGGAAGATGGATCTGGGGGAACAGCTGATGAAGCAGCTACTGCGGAATCTTCTGGTGAAATATCAAGTAAACCCGCATCTGGTGAAGTTTCTGTTGAATCTTCTGATGAAACAGCATCTGCTGAAGCTGTTGAAGAAGTAGCACCTGAAGAAGATCCAGGGTTCATTGCAGCCATACAGGAAGTATTCACACCCCTGTCGGCATATGCTTACATGGTATTCATCCTGTTGTACATACCCTGTCTGGCCACCCTGGCCACCATCAGGAGGGAAACCAACTCCTGGAAATGGCCGGCATTTGCTGCAGGATATACCTTTGTTGTGGCATATGTAGTCTCATTCGCTGTGTACCAGGGAGGATTAGTCCTGGGATTCTGA
- a CDS encoding permease: protein MDFLVTFFYFFYQILLENSFFILLGFSLAGFIHVLLPTHLLEKLVGTSTFGGILKGILIGLPIPICACGIVPALIILKVKGIRDSVAASFLVSTSGFSVSSIIPSYSFLGLPLTLMRPVLAAFSGLTAGILVHLLGDNHSAYRNTTHSKDSINKIHNDHNGYCSIEDLDGVYCGVCNPKVINSSEKTADNSFRGAYKSTEHDQDWTDEIYDKVKEAIRYSFKDTFLEISASIFIGLLFAALAGTLVSMGMPWDFLRTFASDPVLSLFILLLVAIPLYVCPTASLPLALAFIFMGFTPGSILVFVYVGPATNMVAMSMILSKFKKRFFTIYLSSIVGMSLIVGYIVNLSSDFFVHAVNITDLDLCIEFIPFSAKLLSAALLVVLLVYGMYRSKFSIGLNCKKKDSR, encoded by the coding sequence ATGGATTTCTTGGTTACGTTCTTCTATTTTTTCTACCAGATACTCCTTGAGAATTCCTTTTTCATTCTCTTAGGTTTTTCACTGGCTGGTTTCATTCACGTACTTCTCCCTACCCATTTACTTGAAAAACTGGTGGGAACTTCAACCTTTGGCGGAATATTAAAGGGGATTCTTATTGGTCTACCTATCCCCATATGTGCCTGTGGGATTGTACCAGCACTCATAATACTTAAAGTTAAGGGGATACGGGATTCAGTTGCAGCATCTTTTCTGGTTTCAACATCTGGATTCAGTGTGAGTTCGATTATACCCTCATACTCCTTTTTAGGTTTACCTTTAACACTCATGCGACCAGTTTTAGCTGCATTTTCTGGTTTAACTGCGGGAATTCTGGTACATCTACTTGGAGATAATCATTCCGCATATCGAAATACAACACATTCTAAGGATTCTATTAATAAAATTCACAATGATCATAATGGTTACTGCTCAATTGAAGATTTAGATGGAGTTTATTGTGGGGTTTGTAATCCAAAGGTCATTAATTCTAGTGAAAAAACGGCCGATAATTCTTTTCGGGGGGCATATAAATCTACGGAACATGATCAGGATTGGACGGATGAGATATATGATAAAGTTAAAGAAGCCATTAGATACTCTTTTAAAGATACATTCCTGGAAATATCCGCCTCAATTTTCATCGGACTGCTTTTTGCTGCATTGGCCGGTACTTTGGTGAGTATGGGGATGCCCTGGGACTTTTTAAGAACATTTGCATCTGATCCTGTGTTATCCCTCTTTATACTGCTTTTGGTTGCTATTCCACTTTACGTCTGCCCAACAGCTTCCTTACCTCTGGCATTGGCATTTATTTTCATGGGGTTCACCCCAGGTAGTATACTGGTTTTTGTCTATGTTGGTCCGGCCACCAACATGGTGGCAATGTCCATGATACTTAGTAAATTTAAAAAAAGATTTTTCACAATCTACCTATCATCAATTGTAGGTATGTCGCTTATTGTGGGATATATCGTTAATTTATCCAGCGATTTCTTCGTGCACGCAGTTAACATAACTGATTTGGATTTATGCATTGAATTTATTCCATTTTCAGCCAAACTTTTATCGGCGGCCTTGCTGGTAGTGTTGTTGGTATATGGAATGTACCGGAGTAAATTTTCTATTGGATTGAATTGTAAAAAGAAAGATTCCCGTTAA
- a CDS encoding cobaltochelatase subunit CobN, producing MRKQAILIVTTIVFSLLLCGAVSAEDSQEVNLTIDSNPNSNENCSVIDPEITLNINLEHPEALSGDKLPDVTVEDTGGNVINQIAVTKNGNKQYKVNFISDKTLFKLTVGALGHVNQTVTIPVSQINPMSPVLYGNATVNLRAYNLLIISSSETFVQNFVDSYKKLKNEGYYFNLYYFGLDEVTDTEKQEKIRAAANKADLIALQMISSSSKVDIIKDLISASPAQKILGIRSSNLNIPGIDLNDTVTKQYWVQAGEENVRRFQLYLLQSVGMKLKPGENVTVVTWPEQVVFHPEATFHDASLIGGIPLFKTWDEYLTWYQNKGLYKENAPWVGIVAYDSSLKGGNCQMQVELLKSLESKGLNVILIFATTNGRLNLAKMFFKDGNNNTRIDALITSLGFTYVSGNSSKSILLFEDLNVPIFAPVYTSDLEGWEDSSTGITSEVYWQIAQPELEGRIEPVIMGGIETLGIDPETGIVLKSYKALPDRIDRVAGRVANWVQLRTLLNSDKKLALIYYNIGGGKDGVAASYLDVVSSIDNIIKSLNSAGYNVPANFSSQDIVNLMLNAGNNVGSWAPGELEKLVNAGAITIPLETYLAWFNTLPETLRNEVIAEWGPAPGNVMVYNNSIVIPGIMLGNLFLGPQPMRGWGEDPDKITHSPSLPPTHQYIAFYMWLQNQFDANAVIHLGTHGTLEWLPGRSVGLGIDDWPDVLLGNIPNIYPYIVENPGEGTQAKRRSYAVIIDHMIPPMVLSELYGDLASLSDQIKFYHDATTDQRRQELENIMMGMIKDMHLDEDLQLDLESTPFNEVVDKVEHYLEELAKTMMPYGLHTFGQALEGDLLEQMIESIVSFDPVNRDNQAYRDELRQKLSQNYEMENLLRALNGEYISASLAGSPIRKTDVIPTGMNFYSFDPRYAPDKASWEIGKKMADDLLQDFYNANGHYPESVGVVLWAIETMRTNGQTIAMILRLMGLEPTYASSGYFNGVKATPLSELNRPRVDVMVSMSGLFRDTFSYTVELLDDAFRMVSKLDESNTDNYVRKHYLEDLEKYLAQGMNTEDAELYAMARIFGPPAEAYGTGLSELTTTTSGWDDLSDLVDTYLARNSYFYGRNIQAKSGLNAFINQLTRIEATVQVRDGLYGVFDNDDVVQYLGGLTMAAKYLSGRDVQVYIANTRTTPKIETLSTFINNEIRTRLLNPKWAEGMLKNGFSGAHEITDHMENMFRWNAIQPDSVKEWMWQSTVETYMFDSAIRSQFLSANPYAFASAAAWALEAIRRGMWAPDAATTTQLKDIYMNAIREYGVVCCHHTCGNVDFTNFVVVGSSLSSEQLQEFAAIMEAATGEPVTLGSTGTPSQPTASASSSGASSSVGGSSGGEPATESGTQSASESQSSSDESAGTDGSSKSYEVSETSSSSPQSSMPIAAIVGVLILVGLVGFGYFRGAIFKR from the coding sequence ATGAGAAAACAAGCGATTTTAATAGTAACAACAATTGTTTTCTCATTGCTCCTGTGTGGAGCGGTATCAGCAGAAGATTCACAGGAGGTAAATCTAACTATAGACTCAAATCCCAATTCCAATGAAAATTGTTCAGTAATTGATCCAGAAATAACTCTAAACATTAACTTGGAACATCCAGAAGCTCTCTCAGGAGATAAACTCCCTGATGTAACGGTGGAAGATACTGGTGGAAATGTTATTAATCAGATAGCAGTCACAAAAAATGGAAATAAACAGTATAAAGTGAATTTTATCAGTGATAAAACCCTCTTCAAACTTACAGTTGGTGCACTGGGGCATGTTAATCAAACAGTGACTATCCCAGTTAGTCAAATAAATCCTATGAGTCCAGTTTTATATGGAAATGCAACTGTAAATCTTAGGGCTTACAATCTACTGATAATCAGCAGCTCAGAAACTTTCGTTCAAAATTTTGTGGACTCCTATAAAAAACTCAAAAATGAGGGTTACTACTTTAACCTGTATTATTTTGGCTTGGATGAAGTAACTGACACCGAAAAACAGGAAAAAATCAGAGCAGCGGCAAACAAAGCAGACCTCATAGCGCTGCAGATGATAAGCAGCTCTTCGAAAGTTGATATTATCAAAGACCTGATTTCCGCCTCTCCAGCTCAAAAAATCTTGGGAATTCGCAGTTCCAATCTGAACATACCTGGAATTGACCTCAATGATACAGTAACCAAACAGTACTGGGTTCAGGCCGGTGAAGAAAATGTACGTAGATTCCAGTTATACCTTTTACAATCCGTGGGAATGAAATTAAAACCTGGTGAAAATGTGACAGTTGTAACCTGGCCAGAACAGGTGGTTTTCCATCCGGAAGCAACCTTCCATGATGCATCTTTAATTGGAGGGATACCTCTTTTTAAAACATGGGATGAGTACCTGACCTGGTACCAGAACAAAGGTCTTTACAAGGAAAATGCCCCATGGGTGGGGATCGTTGCTTATGATTCCAGTCTTAAGGGAGGCAACTGCCAAATGCAAGTAGAACTCTTGAAAAGTCTGGAAAGCAAAGGACTTAATGTTATATTAATCTTTGCAACCACCAATGGGAGGCTTAACCTGGCTAAAATGTTCTTCAAAGATGGTAACAACAACACCCGAATTGATGCACTTATCACCAGTTTAGGTTTTACCTACGTGTCTGGAAACTCAAGCAAGTCCATATTACTATTTGAAGACTTGAATGTTCCAATATTTGCTCCAGTATACACTTCCGACCTGGAAGGATGGGAAGACAGTTCCACTGGTATCACCAGTGAAGTTTACTGGCAGATTGCCCAGCCAGAACTGGAAGGCAGAATAGAACCCGTCATCATGGGCGGTATAGAAACATTGGGAATAGATCCAGAGACTGGAATTGTCCTGAAAAGTTATAAAGCCCTACCTGACAGGATCGACCGAGTAGCTGGACGAGTGGCCAACTGGGTGCAACTGAGAACTTTGCTGAACTCAGATAAGAAGCTGGCACTCATCTATTACAATATCGGCGGGGGTAAAGATGGAGTAGCTGCATCCTATCTGGATGTGGTCAGCAGCATTGATAACATCATTAAATCCCTTAACTCTGCTGGTTACAATGTACCAGCCAATTTCTCGTCACAGGATATTGTTAACCTGATGCTCAACGCCGGAAACAATGTAGGCTCCTGGGCTCCAGGGGAACTTGAAAAACTGGTGAATGCCGGGGCAATAACCATACCTCTGGAAACCTATCTGGCCTGGTTCAACACCCTACCTGAAACTCTCCGGAATGAAGTAATTGCAGAATGGGGGCCCGCGCCGGGAAATGTAATGGTCTACAATAATTCCATTGTAATCCCTGGAATAATGTTGGGGAACCTATTTTTAGGGCCGCAACCTATGCGTGGTTGGGGTGAGGATCCCGATAAGATCACCCACTCTCCAAGTTTACCACCAACCCACCAGTACATTGCATTTTACATGTGGTTACAGAACCAGTTCGATGCCAATGCAGTGATCCACCTGGGAACACACGGAACCCTGGAATGGCTTCCAGGAAGAAGTGTGGGGCTGGGGATTGATGACTGGCCAGATGTTCTACTGGGAAACATCCCCAATATCTACCCTTACATTGTAGAAAACCCTGGAGAAGGAACACAAGCTAAAAGAAGAAGTTATGCAGTAATCATAGACCATATGATACCACCAATGGTATTGTCGGAACTCTACGGTGATCTGGCAAGCCTCAGTGATCAGATAAAGTTCTACCACGATGCTACCACTGACCAAAGACGACAGGAACTTGAAAACATCATGATGGGAATGATCAAGGATATGCACCTGGATGAAGATCTCCAGTTAGACTTGGAATCAACACCATTCAATGAAGTAGTGGACAAAGTGGAACACTACTTGGAAGAACTGGCCAAGACCATGATGCCTTATGGTCTTCACACATTTGGACAGGCTCTGGAGGGAGATTTACTGGAGCAAATGATAGAATCCATCGTGAGTTTTGACCCGGTTAACCGGGATAACCAGGCTTACCGAGATGAGCTACGTCAGAAGCTCAGCCAGAACTATGAAATGGAAAATTTATTAAGGGCTTTAAATGGGGAGTACATCTCCGCATCTCTTGCAGGAAGCCCCATACGTAAAACTGATGTCATACCAACTGGTATGAACTTTTACTCCTTCGACCCACGTTATGCGCCGGATAAAGCTTCATGGGAGATTGGAAAGAAAATGGCAGATGATCTGTTACAGGATTTCTACAACGCCAATGGCCATTACCCTGAAAGCGTGGGGGTGGTTTTATGGGCTATTGAGACCATGCGTACCAATGGACAAACCATAGCCATGATCCTACGATTAATGGGTCTTGAACCGACTTATGCCTCTTCAGGATACTTCAATGGAGTCAAAGCTACACCTTTATCAGAACTCAACCGCCCACGGGTGGATGTAATGGTATCCATGAGCGGTCTATTCAGAGACACCTTCTCCTACACGGTAGAACTTTTAGATGATGCTTTCAGAATGGTTTCCAAACTCGATGAAAGTAACACCGACAATTACGTCCGGAAACACTACCTTGAAGATCTTGAAAAGTACCTAGCTCAAGGAATGAATACAGAGGACGCTGAATTATATGCTATGGCCCGTATTTTCGGACCACCGGCAGAAGCCTATGGAACTGGTTTAAGTGAATTAACCACCACCACCTCGGGGTGGGATGATTTGTCAGATCTGGTGGACACCTACTTAGCACGGAATTCCTACTTCTACGGGCGGAACATCCAAGCCAAGAGTGGGTTAAACGCATTTATAAACCAGTTAACCCGTATTGAAGCAACAGTCCAGGTTAGGGATGGTTTATATGGTGTATTTGACAATGATGATGTTGTCCAGTATTTGGGGGGCCTTACTATGGCTGCTAAATATTTATCAGGCCGTGATGTGCAAGTATATATTGCCAACACTAGAACGACACCCAAAATCGAGACTCTCTCCACTTTCATCAACAATGAAATAAGAACACGCCTTTTAAACCCTAAATGGGCAGAAGGCATGCTCAAAAATGGTTTCTCGGGTGCTCATGAAATCACCGACCATATGGAAAATATGTTCCGATGGAATGCCATACAACCGGATTCAGTGAAAGAGTGGATGTGGCAATCGACAGTTGAAACCTACATGTTTGATTCAGCCATCAGGAGCCAGTTTTTAAGTGCCAATCCCTATGCTTTTGCTTCTGCAGCTGCTTGGGCTTTGGAAGCTATCCGCAGAGGTATGTGGGCGCCAGATGCTGCAACCACCACCCAGCTCAAGGACATTTATATGAATGCCATTCGTGAGTACGGTGTTGTCTGCTGTCACCACACTTGTGGTAACGTTGATTTCACCAATTTTGTGGTAGTGGGTTCTTCTTTGAGTTCAGAACAGCTTCAAGAGTTTGCTGCTATTATGGAAGCGGCTACTGGTGAACCTGTAACTTTGGGTTCTACTGGAACTCCTTCTCAGCCAACAGCTTCAGCATCTTCCAGCGGGGCATCATCTTCAGTTGGTGGATCATCTGGGGGTGAACCAGCCACTGAAAGTGGAACTCAGAGTGCATCTGAATCACAATCCTCATCTGATGAATCTGCAGGTACTGATGGATCTTCCAAGTCTTATGAGGTGTCTGAAACCAGTTCTTCATCCCCTCAGTCCAGCATGCCTATTGCAGCTATTGTGGGAGTGTTGATACTGGTTGGTCTGGTAGGATTTGGTTACTTCCGTGGAGCTATCTTCAAGAGATAA
- a CDS encoding DUF2162 domain-containing protein, whose translation MMELLWKLGILSVVMVFGIKIGLAMGFAGLSKKVTAAIILGYGGGILLLTFIAGNFVDQIQGFVYDYSSVLGIVMAAVILYAGFHTLKEFKIHQKDSITATCMAMIAPCPCCFGAAVAAIIIAAPMIGASAFAVGEYAAVFLMITMTVCYLISGMIGRALNQPYPVLLGNFMLFAGFYFLTSAIVIPNISTVLTQQMSPIDIPDIWTFAYALITVVVLTVAGYYIARNRSPFVDQTSGTDSK comes from the coding sequence ATGATGGAATTATTATGGAAACTGGGAATACTCTCAGTAGTAATGGTTTTTGGAATTAAAATAGGACTAGCAATGGGTTTTGCAGGTCTTTCCAAGAAAGTAACTGCAGCTATAATTCTGGGTTATGGTGGTGGAATATTATTGTTGACCTTTATTGCGGGTAATTTTGTGGATCAGATCCAGGGGTTTGTTTATGATTACAGTTCTGTTTTAGGTATTGTAATGGCAGCTGTTATTCTTTATGCTGGATTCCACACCCTCAAGGAATTTAAAATACACCAAAAGGATAGTATAACTGCAACCTGCATGGCAATGATTGCTCCTTGTCCCTGTTGTTTTGGGGCAGCAGTAGCGGCTATTATTATTGCCGCACCCATGATTGGTGCTTCTGCTTTTGCTGTTGGAGAGTATGCGGCAGTTTTTCTAATGATAACCATGACCGTATGTTACCTGATTTCGGGAATGATTGGGCGTGCATTGAACCAGCCTTATCCTGTTTTGTTGGGCAATTTTATGTTGTTTGCTGGTTTTTACTTTTTAACTTCAGCTATAGTTATTCCTAATATTAGCACAGTTTTAACTCAACAGATGAGTCCTATAGATATTCCTGATATATGGACATTTGCTTATGCTCTGATAACGGTTGTTGTGCTTACAGTAGCTGGTTATTACATAGCTCGCAATCGAAGTCCTTTTGTAGATCAGACATCAGGGACTGACTCAAAATAA
- a CDS encoding MotA/TolQ/ExbB proton channel family protein codes for MVAIPGSEMLSSVLHVISQSLLIPVIVGLLAFMLYAIISFGGLISEYTSRIRISTDQIEKIISDFTNVGTSEGIKEIMEKSDVPTGYKNIIIKIASHPDMGSKSREALARKLIEQEETLAAKSLEKTDIVTRLGPTLGLMGTLIPMGPGLAALGAGDINTLANALIIAFDTTVVGLGAGAIAYVISKVRRRWYEEYLSNVDALCEAALEVMDHGKAQTPYVG; via the coding sequence ATGGTAGCGATTCCAGGAAGTGAAATGTTAAGTTCAGTGTTGCACGTTATATCACAAAGCCTTCTCATACCGGTTATTGTAGGGCTTTTGGCTTTTATGCTTTATGCCATCATAAGCTTTGGGGGTCTTATATCTGAGTATACCAGTAGAATACGGATAAGTACAGATCAGATAGAAAAAATTATCAGTGATTTTACTAATGTCGGCACATCTGAAGGAATTAAGGAAATAATGGAGAAAAGTGATGTTCCAACTGGTTATAAGAATATCATTATCAAAATTGCATCCCATCCTGATATGGGCAGTAAATCCAGGGAGGCTTTAGCCCGGAAACTCATTGAACAGGAGGAAACCCTGGCAGCTAAAAGTTTGGAAAAAACAGATATCGTGACTCGTTTAGGTCCAACCTTAGGTTTGATGGGTACATTAATTCCTATGGGTCCTGGTCTGGCAGCACTTGGAGCAGGAGACATAAACACACTGGCCAATGCACTTATAATAGCATTTGATACAACAGTTGTTGGGTTGGGAGCAGGAGCCATAGCTTATGTTATATCAAAAGTCAGAAGAAGATGGTACGAGGAATACTTATCTAATGTAGATGCTCTTTGCGAAGCTGCACTGGAGGTGATGGATCATGGTAAGGCGCAGACGCCGTATGTTGGATGA
- a CDS encoding DUF2149 domain-containing protein, whose product MVRRRRRMLDDSQGEDPAAGSANLVDAMLVLAVGFLIFLVMSWNMQSVVFADMSQEERQKTMEAMKNVAEVQQGRELNDTPQSQSGSGQGYAKKGTVYQDPQTGKLIMVEG is encoded by the coding sequence ATGGTAAGGCGCAGACGCCGTATGTTGGATGATAGCCAGGGAGAAGACCCCGCAGCAGGATCCGCCAACCTGGTGGATGCAATGTTAGTACTGGCAGTTGGATTTCTGATATTTCTGGTAATGTCCTGGAACATGCAAAGCGTGGTTTTTGCGGACATGTCTCAGGAAGAACGCCAGAAGACCATGGAAGCCATGAAGAATGTGGCGGAAGTCCAGCAGGGCCGTGAACTTAATGATACGCCTCAGTCTCAGTCTGGCTCAGGACAGGGATATGCCAAGAAGGGAACGGTTTATCAGGATCCCCAGACTGGAAAATTGATAATGGTAGAGGGTTGA